In Sphaerisporangium krabiense, the DNA window GCGACCAGGTTGAGGTTGACCGCGTTCAGCATCAGCTCGACGGACATCAGGACCAGGATGGTGTTGCGCCGGGCCAGCACGCCGTACACGCCGATGGAGAACAGCAGCGCGGCCAGCACGGCGGGGTAGACGACGTGCACGTCAGTCCTTTCCGCCGATGTCGGTGCGGGAGAGCACGATGGCCCCGATCAGCGCGGCGAGCAGCAGCACCGACAGGGCCTCGAAGGGCAGCACCCAGTTCCTGAAGAGGCTCCGGCCGAGCGGCTCGGCGGCGCCCCTGCCGGGTTCGAGCGGGGCGTAGGCGGTGCGGAAGCCGTCGATCACGGTGGTGACGAGCACGGCCGCGGTGGCCACGGCGACGACGACGGCCGCCGGCCTGTTGCCGGAGTCCAGGTCGGGGGACGGGCCGATGGGGGCGCGGGTGAGCATGATGCCGAAGAGCAGCAGCACGATGACGGCGCCGACGTAGATGAGGACCTGCACCCAGGCGACGAACTCGGCGGTGAGCACGAGGTAGCAGCCGGCGAGGGCGCCGAAGGAGACCACCAGCCACAGCGCGGCGTGGACGATCTGGCGGGTGGTGACGACGAGCAGGGCGGAGGCGGCGGTGACCACTCCGAGCAGCAGGAACACGATCTCCTGCGCCGTGGGAGGCCACAGCGCGGGTGTCACGGCCCCTCCGCCGGCCCGGACGGCTCCGGAGGCTCCTTCTCCGCTCTCTCGCGCGGCCCCTCGGGTGAGGGCTTCTTCGGGAGCGCGCCCGGGGGGCGGATGGCGCGGACGGCGGCACGTGCCGTGGCCTCGGACCTGGCCGAGGTCTCACGGGTCTGAGGGGTCTCGCGTCCGGTGGGCGCGGGGCGCGCGGGGGCCGCCGGGGAGGGACGGCCGGGGGCGGGGCGCGCGGCGGCGGCGATCTCCTTGGGCGGCTCGGCGTTGGGGTCGTGCGCCGGGGGGATCGGGATGGTCTGCACCCATTCGCCGAGCCTGTCCTTCTCGTGGAGCAGGTCGCGGATGTCGTACTCGGCGTACTCGAACTCCGGCGACCAGAACAGGGCGTCGAAGGGGCAGACCTCGATGCAGATGCCGCAGTACATGCACAGCGAGAAGTCGATCGCGAAGCGGTCGAGGACGTTGTGCGCGCGGGGGCGTCCCCCCTCGGGCGCGGGGGTGGTCTCCTTGTGGGAGTCGATGTAGATGCACCAGTCCGGGCATTCCCGGGCGCAGAGCATGCAGACGGTGCAGTTCTCCTCGACCAGGGCGATCACCCCCCGGCTGCGCGCGGGGAGATCGGGCCGTACCTCGGGGTATTGCTGGGTGACCGACTTGCCCAGCATGTGGCGCAGGGTGACGGCAAGCCCCTTCGCCAACCCTTCTCCTGGTATCCCGGCCACGGTTCAACATCATGGCGCACGAGCGCGTCCGCGTGAATGCGGGGCCGCCGGTCCGCTCCACGTTTTCCACAATCATCACGATTTTGGGGGACTAGCCGGACAGGACGGGTGGTCCTTGTGGCCGATGCGAGACGTCCCTGCGAAGCCGTATTGTTCGCGTTATGCACCCGACCAACGGCCACGGGGGCACGGGATCGGGGCCGAGGGAAACCCCGCCCCACGACTCCGGTGATCCGAACGGCCCGACCGCGCCACGGCCCCGCCAGACCGGCCGCCCCCTGCCGGGACGCGCCCCCGAGCCGCGCCGCGACCCTCCGCGGGACGCGCCGGGCGAGTCGCCGCGCCTCAAGCACGGCCCCCGGTCCGGCGCCGAGGGCGCCCGCACGTCGTCCGGCGACCCCGACCGCACGCAGCGGCGCACGCCTCCCCGGCGGCCCTCCCCCGAGTCGCGGCCCCGCCCGCCGTACGCCTCGCCGGGCGCCGGGCCGTACGTGCCCCCGTCGTATCCCCCGCCGGGCCCGCCCCTGGCCCCCTACACCGCGCCGCCCTCCCCCGCCGGCCCGTACCACGTCCCCCACGGCGCCCAGCCGCCCTTCCCGCCGCCGCCGCCGAAGAGCGACACGGCGGCGAGCATCGTGTGGGCACTGGCCCCGATACTGACCTGCGGCGCCGCGACGCCGTTCACGATCGGGTGGGCGGCGGCCAAACTGCGCAGCACCATGCTCGGGATCAGCGCCGCGCTGTACGGGCTCGGCATGGTGGCGTTCGTGGCGGCGGTGGCGAGCGACGGCTCCAACTCGATGGAACTGCTGGGCATGCTCGGGTCCGGCGCGAGCTGGATCGGCGGCTTCGTCCACTCGTTGATCATCCGCAAGCGGGTCTTCACCTCCTCCGAGACGCCGAACGACTACGCGATCGCCGCCGCGCAGCAGCGCCGCCAGCTCCGGCAGCAGGCCCGCGAGCTGGCGGAGAACGACCCGGCGCTGGCCCGCGAGCTGCGCATCGGCCGTCCCGACCTGCCGCGCACCTACGACGACGGCGGGCTCGTGGACGTCAACCACGCGCCGGCCGAGGTGATCGCGGGGCTGCCGGGCATGAACGCCCAGCTCGCGCGGCGGGTCGTGGAGGCCCGGGTGGAGGTGGGCGGGTTCGTCTCGGCCGAGGACGTCTCGATCGCGCTGGACCTGCCGCCGCGCCTCACCGCCGACCTGGTCGAGCTGACGATCTACCTTCCCTGAGCGGCCCGCACGGGGTCCCGGCGGGTCCGGCCGGGCTCCCGAGCGGCCCGCGCGGGCGGGGTATCGGCTGGATAACCGTGCCCCCAAAGCCTGCGCGCCGCCCGCCATCTCCGTATTCTTCGCGATATGCAGCCAGCAAGGCCCTCACAGTCCACCCTCGCGATCAGCATCCTCTGGGCCCTGGCTCCGTTGTTCACCTGCGGCCTGGCGACGCCGTTCACCATCGGGTACGCGGCCTACCGCAGGCGCGCCCCGATGCTGGCCGTCGCGGCCATGTTCTACTTCCTCGGCCTGTTCCTGATGGTGCTGGTCATCGTCGCATTCGACAGCTCGCCCGAGTACCCGGGGTGGGCGGCCGTGATCGTGGTGGGCGGGCTGTTCACGAACTGGATCGGCGGGGTCATCCACTCCCTGGCGATCCGCTCGATGGTGTTCGCGCCGCGGACGGCGGTCCACTTCGCCGCCCCGCCCGCCTACCGGCCGTCCGGCTACACCCCGGCGCCGTACCCGGGCACCCCCGTCCCGCCCACGACGCCGCTTCCGCCCGTGCCGTCCCCGTACGGCCTCCGCCCGCCGGCCGCGCCGCCCGTCCCCGGCTCGCGGCTGCGCCACCACCCGCCGCAGCCGCCGTACCCGGTGCCGCCCGCGGTGGCCACCAACCCGCCCGTGCGCGACCACGTCACCACGCCGGCCGACGCCGTGCGCCGCACGCCGTCGCCGCTGCACGTCTCGACGCCCCCGGCCCAGGCCGTGGGGCCGCTCCCGGCGGGCGAGCCCGACCACATCGGGCGCTACCGGCTGGTCGGCAGCCTGGGGCAGGGCGGCCAGGGGTCGGTCTACCTGGGCGAGACGCCGGAGGGGTCGCGGGTGGCCATCAAGGTGCTGCACGCCCGCCTCGCCGCCGAGGCGGGGGCCCGGCAGCGGTTCCTGCGCGAGGTCGAGGCGGCCCGGCGCGTCGCGCCGTTCTCCACCGCGCGCGTGATCGACGCGGGCGTGGCGGGCGAGCGGCCGTTCATCGTGAGCGAGTACGTCGAGGGTTCCTCGCTGGAGCAGCTCGTCCGCGAGCAGGGACCGCGCGGCCACGACGGGCTGGTGCGGCTGGCGCTCGGGACGTCGGGCGCGCTGGCCGCGATCCACAAGGCGGGCATCGTCCACCGGGACTTCAAGCCGAGCAACGTGCTGATCGGCGCGGACGGGCCACGGGTGGTGGACTTCGGCATCGCCCGCGTGCTGGACAACGCGACGGCGACCTCCAGCGGCGTGCTCGGCACGCCCGCCTACATGTCGCCCGAGCAGGTGGCGGGCGAGCGCGTCGGCCCGGAGTCGGACGTGTTCAGCTGGGCGGCCACGATGGTGTTCGCGGCGACCGGGCGCCCGGCCTTCGGCGAGGACAACATCGCGGCCGTGCTGAACCGCATCTTCACCGTGCAGCCGGACCTGTCGGCGCTGCCGGACTCGCTGGCCAAGGTGGTCGGGACCTGCCTGGACAAGCGTCCGGAGAACCGGCCGTCCGCCTCCGACGTGATGCTCGCGATCGTCCACTGACGCGGGAGCCGCCCGCTCCCGTCTGGGATATGTGCATTTTCAACGGCACATATCCCATGTCTTTGCCTATGGCCGAAACCTGGACTAATGACGACACATGCGGTGGATTGGTAATTTCAATTTCCAGAATCGGGAGGCCTGGTGGGGCGACGCTCGCTTCACTTAGGTTTAGGCGGCATCGGGCGGAGCCCCATCACGCCGCGGGGAGGAGTTCGCATGGCAGCGTCGGAGGCAGCGCAGTGCCAGGCGGACATGGCGGCGGCCACCCAGGTGGTGCACGACATCCTGCGCGCGCTCGGCGCCGTCCCCCCGATGTTCGGCGACCACACCTGGCGCGGCGGAGCGGCCGACCAGTGGGCCGAAGGCTGGAACCACAGAAAGGCCCAGCTCACCGAGCTGCTCTACGCGGTTCTCGCCGAACAGCCCCATCTCATCGCGCGCCTTTCCGAGGCCGAGCGCCGCATGCTCGCCTCCTAGACCGGAGGAAATGACGAATGACATGGGCGAATTCGTAGGCGTCGACCCCGCCAACCTCCGGGAGCTGGCCGTACGGCTCCAGCGGCTGCACGCCGTGCTGGCCCGGTACGGGCCCGCGATGCAGCAGAAGATGCAGAAATGGGGCAGCGGCCTGGACTACACCGCGCTGCCCCGGCTGCTGGACGAGGCGCTCAACGACGCCCGTGACATGGAGGCACGCACGACCCGCGCCTTCGACCTCGCGGCGCGCGCGGCCGGCGGCGCGGACGCCCCGCCGCACCACGCCCCCGCCGCGGGGGCCACCGTCGAGCTGGACTGGACGGCCAGCGGGCACAGCGCCCACCAGGCCGGGCACGACGCCGCGACGCTCGACGCGGCCCTCGCCGCCGGCCCCGAGCGCGCGGACACGCGGACGCACCCGGTGCGCGAGAGCCTCGTACGCCACCTCAACGACGGCTCCTACCTCGGGGCGTTCTGGGCCGGAGCGTGCCCGCTGGCGCTGCGCGCGGCCCGCTCGCTGGCCAGGCGCGCGGGCGCGGCGATGTTCAGCGCGGAGAGCGCGGGCATCCTGCGGGCGCTCGGCGCGTCGCTGGCCTCGGCCACCCAGATGCGCAAGGGCACCGGCAAGGACCGCCGCCCGCTGATGTCCGACGAGACCCGCGCCGCGATCATCGGCCACGACGACCTGTGGTCGGTGGCCATGCTGTTCAAGTACGGCCCCCGCGGCAACGCCTGGGACTCCCGGTTTCTGGCCGAGATGGTCCGCGCCGTCCTCGACGCCCGGGCCGCGGGCGCCCTCGACGTGCCCCTGCCCGAGCCCACCGAGGACAACGCCGCGCGGCTGGCGCGGCGGCGCGCCGAGTTCGACCCCGTCGTCGCGGTCCTCGGCCGGGCGAGCGAGAACGGGCAGGCCGCGCGGCACGTGCTCGGCTGCCCGGTGACCGGGCCCTCGTACGCGGCCATGCTCGTCGACGACGGCTGGCGCGCCCCCGGGGAGGGGCCCGACCTCGGCGGCCCGGTGGGCGACTTCCTCACCGCCGCCGTCTCCGCGGGCCGGGGCGTCACCGAGGACGCCAAGGAGTCGGCCTGGTCGGTGGTCACGATCGTCAGGGCGGCCTCGGAGTTCGGCGACCGCCGCCCGGGGGCCGCGCTGCCCGACGGGGTGCGCGCGGCGCTGGCCTTCACCGCCGACCGCTACCTGCCCGACCTCGCCGCGCCCGGCCCGGGCAACGAGGCGCGGCCGCCCGCCGGGTCCCCGCCGGGGTCGTGGACGCCGCACGTCGCCGAGGCGGACCTCACCCGGTTCGTCCACCACGCCTTCCCCGACCCTCGTGACGCGGCGGCGTTCCTCGCCCGCGTGGCCGAGCATCGCACCGGGCGCGGGCCGGACCCGGGCATAGTGGGAGGGTGACCTCTCACCCCCGCACACGGCCGGAGCCGGACGCTCCCGGCCTGCGCGAGATCGTGCCCGGCGTGCTCGCGTGGACCCAGCCGGACGGCTCCTGGTGGCTCAACAACGCGGGCCTGGTGACCGGCGGCGGCGAGGCGCTGGTGGTCGACACCTGCGCCACCGAGCCGCGCACCCGCCGCTTCCTCGCCGCCGTGCGCGAGACCACCGCCGACGCGCCGATACGCCTGGCCGTCAACACCCACCAGCACGGCGACCACACCTACGGCAACAGCCTGCTGCCCGCCTCCACCGTGATCATCGGGCACGCGGCGATGCGGGAGGCGCTGCGCACCGACCCGATCATCGACGGCTGCCCGCCGATCTGGAGCCCCGTGCCCGACTGGGGCGCGGTGACCCGCCGCGTCCCGGACATCGCGATGCGCGGGGAGCTGACCGTCCACGTGGGCGAGCGCCGCGTGGAGCTGCGGCACCCCGGGTTCGCCGCGCACACGCCGGGCGACGTCGTGGCCTGGCTGCCGGAGGAGCGCGTGCTGTTCACCGGCGACCTCGTCTTCCACGGGCTCACCCCGCTCGTGCTCATGGGCTCGGTGCCCGGGGCGCTGCGGTCGCTGGACTGGGTGGCCGCCTTCGAGCCCGAGCACGTCGTCCCCGGTCACGGCCCGGTGCTGGACGCCGCCGCGCTGCCGGAGGTCCTGGCCGCGCACGACCGCTACTACCGGCTGGTGCTGGAGACCGCCGAGCGGGGCCGCGCCGAGGGCCGCACGCCGCTGGAGGCCGCGCGGGCGTGCGACCTCGGGGAGTTCGCCGCCTGGGCGGACGCGGAGCGGCTGGTGCTCAACCTGCACCGCGCCTACGCGGACCTGGCGGGCGGCGGCGAGCCGGACGTCCTGGCCGCGTTCGGCGACGCGGTGGCCTTCCACGGCGGCCCGCTGCCGACCTTCGTGTGACGCTTCGACCCCGTCGATGTCCGGGCCTCGTCCCGGGGCCCGGACGCGGATGGCCGGGAAGTGATGTGACGATTCCCCGCAAGACGGTAAGAATGATCCGGTGTCCAGAGAAAGGGGCCTTGGCATGGCGCGACGGGTAGTGGTGTCCGGCGGAGGCACCGG includes these proteins:
- a CDS encoding NADH-quinone oxidoreductase subunit J family protein; the protein is MTPALWPPTAQEIVFLLLGVVTAASALLVVTTRQIVHAALWLVVSFGALAGCYLVLTAEFVAWVQVLIYVGAVIVLLLFGIMLTRAPIGPSPDLDSGNRPAAVVVAVATAAVLVTTVIDGFRTAYAPLEPGRGAAEPLGRSLFRNWVLPFEALSVLLLAALIGAIVLSRTDIGGKD
- a CDS encoding NuoI/complex I 23 kDa subunit family protein, which encodes MAKGLAVTLRHMLGKSVTQQYPEVRPDLPARSRGVIALVEENCTVCMLCARECPDWCIYIDSHKETTPAPEGGRPRAHNVLDRFAIDFSLCMYCGICIEVCPFDALFWSPEFEYAEYDIRDLLHEKDRLGEWVQTIPIPPAHDPNAEPPKEIAAAARPAPGRPSPAAPARPAPTGRETPQTRETSARSEATARAAVRAIRPPGALPKKPSPEGPRERAEKEPPEPSGPAEGP
- a CDS encoding ComEA family DNA-binding protein; protein product: MHPTNGHGGTGSGPRETPPHDSGDPNGPTAPRPRQTGRPLPGRAPEPRRDPPRDAPGESPRLKHGPRSGAEGARTSSGDPDRTQRRTPPRRPSPESRPRPPYASPGAGPYVPPSYPPPGPPLAPYTAPPSPAGPYHVPHGAQPPFPPPPPKSDTAASIVWALAPILTCGAATPFTIGWAAAKLRSTMLGISAALYGLGMVAFVAAVASDGSNSMELLGMLGSGASWIGGFVHSLIIRKRVFTSSETPNDYAIAAAQQRRQLRQQARELAENDPALARELRIGRPDLPRTYDDGGLVDVNHAPAEVIAGLPGMNAQLARRVVEARVEVGGFVSAEDVSIALDLPPRLTADLVELTIYLP
- a CDS encoding serine/threonine-protein kinase, coding for MQPARPSQSTLAISILWALAPLFTCGLATPFTIGYAAYRRRAPMLAVAAMFYFLGLFLMVLVIVAFDSSPEYPGWAAVIVVGGLFTNWIGGVIHSLAIRSMVFAPRTAVHFAAPPAYRPSGYTPAPYPGTPVPPTTPLPPVPSPYGLRPPAAPPVPGSRLRHHPPQPPYPVPPAVATNPPVRDHVTTPADAVRRTPSPLHVSTPPAQAVGPLPAGEPDHIGRYRLVGSLGQGGQGSVYLGETPEGSRVAIKVLHARLAAEAGARQRFLREVEAARRVAPFSTARVIDAGVAGERPFIVSEYVEGSSLEQLVREQGPRGHDGLVRLALGTSGALAAIHKAGIVHRDFKPSNVLIGADGPRVVDFGIARVLDNATATSSGVLGTPAYMSPEQVAGERVGPESDVFSWAATMVFAATGRPAFGEDNIAAVLNRIFTVQPDLSALPDSLAKVVGTCLDKRPENRPSASDVMLAIVH
- a CDS encoding MBL fold metallo-hydrolase encodes the protein MTSHPRTRPEPDAPGLREIVPGVLAWTQPDGSWWLNNAGLVTGGGEALVVDTCATEPRTRRFLAAVRETTADAPIRLAVNTHQHGDHTYGNSLLPASTVIIGHAAMREALRTDPIIDGCPPIWSPVPDWGAVTRRVPDIAMRGELTVHVGERRVELRHPGFAAHTPGDVVAWLPEERVLFTGDLVFHGLTPLVLMGSVPGALRSLDWVAAFEPEHVVPGHGPVLDAAALPEVLAAHDRYYRLVLETAERGRAEGRTPLEAARACDLGEFAAWADAERLVLNLHRAYADLAGGGEPDVLAAFGDAVAFHGGPLPTFV